The following are encoded together in the Chaetodon auriga isolate fChaAug3 chromosome 6, fChaAug3.hap1, whole genome shotgun sequence genome:
- the chka gene encoding choline kinase alpha isoform X1, with protein sequence MKTKFINGVSSPSMSLGLLVTENALQVQPNTEEDCKELVCLDQPDLDTRRKAYLWCREFLHGAWKSLSEEDFHITIIRGGLSNKLFLCSLPDSLDTVGDEPRTILLRLYGAILQMSCNKGDSRQSNKENHFQGAEAMVLESVMFAILAERELGPKLYGIFPQGRLEQYVPSRKLDTWELSDPSISAEVAEKMAKFHGMRMPFNKEPKWLFGTMDKYLSQVMRLNFTRESHLRRFNRLLSYNLPQEMDMLKSLLESTHSPVVFCHNDCQEGNVLLLKGHQSSDKPKLMLIDFEYSSYNYRGFDIGNHFCEWIYDYNCDEFPFFKVSPQAYPSKAQQLLFIDSYLRESDPGFGNLSEEDQMKVKEEMYVEVNRFSLASHFFWGLWSIIQARLSTIKFGYLEYALARFDAYFQQKKIWAV encoded by the exons atgaaaaccAAGTTTATCAACGGTGTTTCTTCCCCCTCCATGTCACTGGGTTTACTGGTGACCGAAAACGCCCTGCAGGTCCAGCCCAACACCGAGGAAGACTGTAAGGAGCTGGTCTGCCTCGACCAGCCCGACCTGGACACCCGGCGCAAGGCTTATCTGTGGTGCAGAGAGTTCCTCCATGGAGCCTGGAAAAGCCTGTCCGAGGAGGACTTCCATATCACCATCATACG GGGTGGCCTGAGCAACAAGCTCTTCCTGTGCAGCCTCCCCGACAGCCTGGACACTGTTGGGGACGAGCCGAGGACCATCCTGCTGCGCCTCTATGGGGCCATCCTGCAG ATGTCCTGTAATAAAGGGGATTCCCGAcagtcaaacaaagaaaatcacttCCAA GGGGCAGAGGCCATGGTGTTGGAGAGTGTGATGTTTGCCATCTTGGCGGAGAGAGAGCTGGGACCTAAACTCTACGGTATTTTCCCTCAGGGCCGACTGGAGCAGTACGTTCCC AGCCGCAAACTGGACACCTGGGAGTTGAGCGACCCCAGTATCTCAGCAGAGGTGGCCGAGAAGATGGCCAAGTTTCATGGAATGAGGATGCCTTTCAACAAGGAACCCAAGTGGTTGTTTGGAACCATGGACAA GTACTTGAGTCAAGTCATGAGGCTGAACTTCACCAGAGAGTCCCACCTGCGTCGCTTTAACCGCCTGCTCAGCTACAACCTCCCACAGGAGATGGATATGCTCAA GTCTCTGCTGGAGTCCACCCATTCTCCTGTCGTGTTCTGCCACAACGACTGTCAAGAAG GAAACGTCTTGCTGCTGAAGGGTCACCAGAGCTCAGACAAACCGAAGCTGATGCTCATTGACTTTGAGTACAGCAGCTACAATTACAG GGGATTCGATATCGGCAATCATTTCTGTGAATGGATCTATGACTACAACTGTGATGAGTTTCCTTTCTTCAAAGTCAGTCCTCAGGCCTACCCTTCAAAGGCCCAGCAG CTCCTCTTCATTGACAGCTACCTGCGTGAGTCTGATCCAGGGTTTGGCAACCTGAGTGAAGAGGATCAAAtgaaagtgaaggaggagatgTATGTGGAGGTCAACAG GTTCTCCCTGGCATCCCACTTCTTTTGGGGTTTGTGGTCCATCATCCAGGCCCGGCTCTCCACCATTAAGTTTGGATACCTG GAGTATGCCCTGGCCAGGTTTGATGCCTACTTCCAGCAGAAGAAGATCTGGGCTGTCTAA
- the chka gene encoding choline kinase alpha isoform X2 produces MKTKFINGVSSPSMSLGLLVTENALQVQPNTEEDCKELVCLDQPDLDTRRKAYLWCREFLHGAWKSLSEEDFHITIIRGGLSNKLFLCSLPDSLDTVGDEPRTILLRLYGAILQGAEAMVLESVMFAILAERELGPKLYGIFPQGRLEQYVPSRKLDTWELSDPSISAEVAEKMAKFHGMRMPFNKEPKWLFGTMDKYLSQVMRLNFTRESHLRRFNRLLSYNLPQEMDMLKSLLESTHSPVVFCHNDCQEGNVLLLKGHQSSDKPKLMLIDFEYSSYNYRGFDIGNHFCEWIYDYNCDEFPFFKVSPQAYPSKAQQLLFIDSYLRESDPGFGNLSEEDQMKVKEEMYVEVNRFSLASHFFWGLWSIIQARLSTIKFGYLEYALARFDAYFQQKKIWAV; encoded by the exons atgaaaaccAAGTTTATCAACGGTGTTTCTTCCCCCTCCATGTCACTGGGTTTACTGGTGACCGAAAACGCCCTGCAGGTCCAGCCCAACACCGAGGAAGACTGTAAGGAGCTGGTCTGCCTCGACCAGCCCGACCTGGACACCCGGCGCAAGGCTTATCTGTGGTGCAGAGAGTTCCTCCATGGAGCCTGGAAAAGCCTGTCCGAGGAGGACTTCCATATCACCATCATACG GGGTGGCCTGAGCAACAAGCTCTTCCTGTGCAGCCTCCCCGACAGCCTGGACACTGTTGGGGACGAGCCGAGGACCATCCTGCTGCGCCTCTATGGGGCCATCCTGCAG GGGGCAGAGGCCATGGTGTTGGAGAGTGTGATGTTTGCCATCTTGGCGGAGAGAGAGCTGGGACCTAAACTCTACGGTATTTTCCCTCAGGGCCGACTGGAGCAGTACGTTCCC AGCCGCAAACTGGACACCTGGGAGTTGAGCGACCCCAGTATCTCAGCAGAGGTGGCCGAGAAGATGGCCAAGTTTCATGGAATGAGGATGCCTTTCAACAAGGAACCCAAGTGGTTGTTTGGAACCATGGACAA GTACTTGAGTCAAGTCATGAGGCTGAACTTCACCAGAGAGTCCCACCTGCGTCGCTTTAACCGCCTGCTCAGCTACAACCTCCCACAGGAGATGGATATGCTCAA GTCTCTGCTGGAGTCCACCCATTCTCCTGTCGTGTTCTGCCACAACGACTGTCAAGAAG GAAACGTCTTGCTGCTGAAGGGTCACCAGAGCTCAGACAAACCGAAGCTGATGCTCATTGACTTTGAGTACAGCAGCTACAATTACAG GGGATTCGATATCGGCAATCATTTCTGTGAATGGATCTATGACTACAACTGTGATGAGTTTCCTTTCTTCAAAGTCAGTCCTCAGGCCTACCCTTCAAAGGCCCAGCAG CTCCTCTTCATTGACAGCTACCTGCGTGAGTCTGATCCAGGGTTTGGCAACCTGAGTGAAGAGGATCAAAtgaaagtgaaggaggagatgTATGTGGAGGTCAACAG GTTCTCCCTGGCATCCCACTTCTTTTGGGGTTTGTGGTCCATCATCCAGGCCCGGCTCTCCACCATTAAGTTTGGATACCTG GAGTATGCCCTGGCCAGGTTTGATGCCTACTTCCAGCAGAAGAAGATCTGGGCTGTCTAA
- the chka gene encoding choline kinase alpha isoform X3 → MAVHACVLCRRLPKGACLGHSCSQVNPPKNTMSCNKGDSRQSNKENHFQGAEAMVLESVMFAILAERELGPKLYGIFPQGRLEQYVPSRKLDTWELSDPSISAEVAEKMAKFHGMRMPFNKEPKWLFGTMDKYLSQVMRLNFTRESHLRRFNRLLSYNLPQEMDMLKSLLESTHSPVVFCHNDCQEGNVLLLKGHQSSDKPKLMLIDFEYSSYNYRGFDIGNHFCEWIYDYNCDEFPFFKVSPQAYPSKAQQLLFIDSYLRESDPGFGNLSEEDQMKVKEEMYVEVNRFSLASHFFWGLWSIIQARLSTIKFGYLEYALARFDAYFQQKKIWAV, encoded by the exons ATGgctgtacatgcatgtgttctTTGCCGTAGGCTTCCCAAAGGAGCGTGCCTTGGGCACTCTTGTTCCCAGGTGAACCCACCAAAAAACACG ATGTCCTGTAATAAAGGGGATTCCCGAcagtcaaacaaagaaaatcacttCCAA GGGGCAGAGGCCATGGTGTTGGAGAGTGTGATGTTTGCCATCTTGGCGGAGAGAGAGCTGGGACCTAAACTCTACGGTATTTTCCCTCAGGGCCGACTGGAGCAGTACGTTCCC AGCCGCAAACTGGACACCTGGGAGTTGAGCGACCCCAGTATCTCAGCAGAGGTGGCCGAGAAGATGGCCAAGTTTCATGGAATGAGGATGCCTTTCAACAAGGAACCCAAGTGGTTGTTTGGAACCATGGACAA GTACTTGAGTCAAGTCATGAGGCTGAACTTCACCAGAGAGTCCCACCTGCGTCGCTTTAACCGCCTGCTCAGCTACAACCTCCCACAGGAGATGGATATGCTCAA GTCTCTGCTGGAGTCCACCCATTCTCCTGTCGTGTTCTGCCACAACGACTGTCAAGAAG GAAACGTCTTGCTGCTGAAGGGTCACCAGAGCTCAGACAAACCGAAGCTGATGCTCATTGACTTTGAGTACAGCAGCTACAATTACAG GGGATTCGATATCGGCAATCATTTCTGTGAATGGATCTATGACTACAACTGTGATGAGTTTCCTTTCTTCAAAGTCAGTCCTCAGGCCTACCCTTCAAAGGCCCAGCAG CTCCTCTTCATTGACAGCTACCTGCGTGAGTCTGATCCAGGGTTTGGCAACCTGAGTGAAGAGGATCAAAtgaaagtgaaggaggagatgTATGTGGAGGTCAACAG GTTCTCCCTGGCATCCCACTTCTTTTGGGGTTTGTGGTCCATCATCCAGGCCCGGCTCTCCACCATTAAGTTTGGATACCTG GAGTATGCCCTGGCCAGGTTTGATGCCTACTTCCAGCAGAAGAAGATCTGGGCTGTCTAA